The genomic stretch ATCGCGAGCCGACCGTTCGAAGTTGCAGTCGATGCTGGACGAATTGCGGGGCGAAGGATCGCCTGGATCCGATTCGACCAATAAGAAGAAATAAGATGCTTGGATCATTCGGAATCGTCGGATCGATGTTGGCGGAAACGGGATCCGGCCAATCGACCGTGACCCATTGGTTGATCGGCAATACGGTCATCGCCCTCTCGATCGCGTTGGTCGCCATCTTGTTCGATCGTTACGCCCGGCGACCTGCGTTGTCACACGTGTTGTGGGTTTTGGTGTTGATCAAGTTGATCTCGCCTCCGATCGCCGCGATCCCGATCGGGCTTGATGCATCGTTGCTGTCGCCCGCGATCATCGCATCGGCGTCCGCTCATTCGATCGCCGACGTGTCGGATCAGAATCAGTTGGGAAGTATCAGCCGATCTTTGGGCGCTGCCGAATCGCCGGACGATCTCACGGGCCAGCGGTCGACCATGCCGTTGGGAGTGTTGCTGGCGATCGTTTGGGCCGTTGGCTGCTTGGTGATGATGGTCTGGATTTTGAACGCGTGTCGTCGCGTCCATCGCTTGATCGAACACCGAGGGCGGTTCGATGTCACCGCGACGCGAATGCTTGCGACTCTATCACCGGGTAATGAAAGTGCGTTGCCATCGGTTTGGTTGGTGGACGCGGTGGTTTCGCCGATGCTGGTTTCTCCTTTGTTTCGACGCTTCGGTGGCGAAGTTCGGATCGTTTTTCCGAAAGGTTTGTGGGCCCGCTTGGATGACGCGGCGCGGTCGTCCCTTTTGCGACATGAATTGGAACACTGGCGCCGGCAAGACTGGGTGGTTCGATTTATCGAAGTGACGACGTTCACGGCGCTCTGGTGGCACCCGCTGGTTTGGATCGCCAAGTTGCAAATCGAAGACTGCGAGGAACGTTGCTGTGACATGGCAGCATCGACTCGATCGGACCAGTCGCCTCGCATTTACGCCGAAGCCATCCTGCGGACGCTCGACTTTTTGTGCGAACCGGTCGAGAAACATCACTGTGAAGTCGAACCGCGACCGATCGCCAGCGGTGTAGGTCATTTGCCCAAGTTGCAACATCGATTGCGACAAATTTTGAAACCGACCGCGACCGGACACATCGGTCGACTCGGATTCGCCGTCATCGCGTTGTTGATGGCGACGATGCCGATCTATCCCGTGGTCGTGGTCAAACGCCCGACCGGAGTCAACGAAACACCCGTTGCCCAATCCGACGACGCCGAGACCGTGCTGCGAGTCGGATCGAAAGTCGATCCCGAACCGGTACGTCGACCCACGGAATCCGCCGGCGCGAAATAGCGGCGTTTCGCTAGGCCGATAGCGAAAGCGTGGCCACGACGACCGCGGCGCCGCAAAAATACCCAAACACTGCCCAGGGGCCAATCTTCTTCAAGTACCAAATGAAGTCGACATGCTCGATCCCCATCGCGGCAACGCCGGCGGCCGAACCGATGATCAAACAACTGCCGCCGGTGCCGGCGCAATAGGCCAACAGCATCCAAAACGGATCGTTCATCGGCATGTCATACATCTCGATGCCGGCTGCGACCAACGGGACGTTGTCAACGATCGACGAAACCAACCCGATCACGATCGCCACGATTTCACGATTGGGCAAAACATGGTCAAGCCACATAGCGGTCTCGTGCAGTACGCCCATCGCACCCAGCGAACCGACGGCCAACAAAATGCCCAAAAAGAACAGGATGCTGGACATATCCACTCGCTTCAGCGCCGGCAATACACCGGTGGTCGAACGCGTCTGGGGCTCCAGCGTATGCCCCACCAATTCCGAGACGATCCAAAGCACCGCCAAACTCAATATCATTCCCATGTAGGGCGGCAAGTGCGTGAACGTCTTGAATGCCGGCACCCCCAACAGCGCCGTCAGCCCCAAAATCAAGAACAGCCATTGGTGCCACGGCCGAATATCTTTGGGGACGTGACGTTCCATTCGTGGTGGCGTCTCGATCAAACCCGGCATCGTATAGGCGAAACCGGCAAGCGGCACCAGAAAACAAACCAAACTGCCCAAGAACAGTTCCTGCATCACTTCGATCGTACCCAGCTTGTGCTTGATCCAAAGCATCGTGGTGGTCACGTCGCCGATCACGGTCCACGCACCGCCAGCGTTGGCCGCGATCACCACCAGACCGAGAAATTTTAAACGGTCTTCACGATCGTGAATCAGTTTTCGCAGCAGCGAAACCATTACGATCGTGGTCGTCAGGTTGTCCAGCACCGCCGACATGAAAAACGTCAGAGTCCCGATCGTGCAAAGCAGCGATCGTTTGCTCTTGGTTTGAATTCGATCGGTAATCAAAGCAAACGATTCATGCGAGTCGACCAGTTCAACGATCGTCATCGCGCCCATTAAGAAGAACAGGATGCTGGCGATCTCGCCCGTTTGGATCAAGTGTTGACCCTCGATCGCGAAGTGCAGTGGCACATCCGTAACACCCGATTCGGCCGCCTCGATCGAAAACCAATCGGGTATCGCTCCGGAGACCATCAACGAATCAAGATTGACGACGTACAGCGCCCAGCAAATCGCGCCAATCAACAACGCGCTGGCGGCTTTGTTGATCTTTAATTTGTGCTCCAGCGCGATCGCGAGATAACCAAGGACAAAGAAGGTAAGAATCAGGGTTTTCATGAACGAACTTGCTTCAACAATCTCTGGAGGGAAATGCCCAGGCGGGCCAAGTTTGGGGACGGCGTAGGGGATCTCGTCAGCCGACGATCAACACTAGGGTCTACTACTTTTAGCTCGACTTTTTGGTATGGGAACGCGTCAGTCGACTGATGATGCCGTCGCCTGTCGCAAGGTAAAACGATTCCCGCATAGTCGACTTCGACGGGGCGATAGTTCCCCTTCGCCCGACATGCGATCGACCGAAAAATGTGCAAACCAAGTGCTGCCGCAATCCCCCAGGTCAACGATGTCGAAGAAAGCCCCGAGGTCGCCTGGTTTTCAAGAAGTCGTTCCTTGTGGATCGATACGCGACGTCGATGCTATGGAGGGGGTAGGATGGTTGGAACACGTATTCTGATTCGCCACACGCCGGAGTTGCCCTACGATGCCATCCGTCATCATGTCACTGGACCAAGGCACCACCAGTTCTCGCGCTATCCTGTTTGACCGCAGCGGAACGATCGTGGGGCTGTCGCAGCGCGAGTTCACTCAGCACTACCCGAAAAACGACCAAGTCGAACACGACGCCGACGAGATCTGGCAAACACAATTGGCGGTCGCGCGCGAAGCGATTCAAACACACGACTTCACGGCCGAAGACGTCGCTGCCATCGGCATCACCAACCAACGCGAAACGACGGTGATTTGGGACCGATCGACGGGGCGGCCCATCGCACCGGCCATCGTTTGGCAGGACCGCCGCACAGCCGCCCTCTGTGATCAACTCAACCGCCAAGGCCATGGCGACTGGGTTCAGCGTAAGACGGGATTGCTGATCGATTCGTATTTCTGCGCGACCAAGATCCAGTGGCTGCTCGACAACGTATCAGGCGCGCGACAGCGGGCCGATCGCGGCGAATTGGCGTTTGGCACGATCGACAGTTGGCTGATTTGGAACCTGACCGCCGGGCGAGTTCATGCCACCGATGTGACCAATGCATCGCGGACCATGTTGTTGGATATTGATAGCGGCCAATGGGACGACGAACTGTTGCAACTGTTCAACGTGCCTCGATCCCTGTTGCCCGAAGTCTTGCCGTCAAGCCACTTGTACGGCGAAACGGATGCGAGTCTGTTCGGCGCTCCGATTGCGATTGGTGGTGCGGCTGGTGACCAGCAATCGGCGCTCTTTGGTCAAAACTGTACCTCGCCGGGCATGGCGAAGAACACTTACGGTACGGGCTGTTTTGCGCTACTGAACGTCGGCACCCGTCCCGCTCCATCGACGTGCAAGTTGCTGACCACGATGGCGTGCCGGATCAACGAGCAGCAAACGTATGCACTGGAGGGTAGCATCTTCATCGCCGGCGCGATGGTCCAGTGGCTGCGTGACGAGATTGGCATCATCGATTCGGCCGATGAAATCGAAGCACTGGCGGCATCCGTTCCCGATAGTGGCGGCGTTTGTGTCGTACCAGCACTGGCGGGATTGGGCGCGCCGCATTGGGACCCGTACGCACGGGGCACGATCATCGGCCTGACGCGAGGAACCACAAAAGCACATATCGCTCGCGCAGCCTTGGAAGGCATCGCGTTCCAAGTCGCCGATGTACTGGAGGCGATGCAAAACGACGCCGGTATCTCGATCGATCAACTTCGAGTCGACGGAGGCGCGGCGGCAAACAACTTGCTGATGCAGTTCCAGGCCGACATTCTGGGCATCGCCGTGGTGCGTCCGAAAGTCATCGAAACCACGGCGATGGGGGCGGCCTACCTGGCGGGGCTGTCGAGCGGTTTTTGGAGCGGCCACGACGAGATCGCCGACGTCTGGCAAACCGATCGTGTCTTTCAACCCGACATGGAACGCGGCGAAGCGGCACGGCGCCGCGCGCGATGGTCCGACGCCGTCACCCGATCGCGTGGCTGGGAATCAAGCGAATGACGAAGATGAACCGAAACGCATCGATCAAGCGAATCCACGATCGAAAGGAACCGTGGGACATGCTGGTGATTGGCGGCGGCGCTACCGGCGTGGGCGTCGCCATGGACGCCGCTTCACGCGGCCTCGACGTGGTGTTGGTCGAGCAGTCCGATTTTGGCAAAGGTACGTCCAGCCGCAGCACCAAACTGGTTCACGGTGGCGTTCGATATCTGCAACAAGGCAATATCACGTTGGTGCGTGACGCGCTGCGCGAACGAACACTGCTGCGCCGAAACGCACCCCACTTGGTGCATGATATGCCGTTCCTGATTCCGTGCGAAAGCCTTTGGCAACGATTCTATTACGGCCTCGGACTGAAGATCTATGACTTGTTGGCTTGGTCGGACAACTTCGGCAAGTCGGCCAGTGTGTCGGCCGAACAAGCCGGTCGCGACTTGCCGACCCTGCGCCGCGAACGTCATCGCGGCGGTGTGATCTATCACGACGGTCAATTTGACGATACACGACTGCTGATCAACATGGCGGCAACCGCGACCCAGCATGGTGCGTGCCTGATCAATTATGCCGCCGCCACGGACCTGATCAAAGACACCGATCGCAAGGCAACGGGCGCCGTATTGATCGATCGAGAAAACGAAAGCGAATATTCCGTCCATGCCAAGTGCATCATCAACGCTGCTGGACCGTTTTGCGATTCGATACGCCAGATGGATGAAACGCGTTGCGAACCGATGCTGGCGGCCAGCCAGGGTGTTCATATCGTGTTGCCACGATCGTTTTTTCCTGGCAATGTAGCGTTGATCGTTCCGAAAACATCCGACGGGCGAGTGCTGTTCATTATCCCGTGGCACGATCACGTCGTCGTCGGAACCACAGACACACCCATCGAAACAGCAACCTTGGAACCGTCGGCGCAAGAGCATGAAATTCAGTTTCTGATCGACACAACGGCAAGTTACTTGGAACGATCGCCGACTCGCGATGATGTCCAAAGCGTCTTCGTCGGAATTCGACCGCTCGTGAAGGGTGACAAGTCCGCGCGGACGGCTTCGTTATCACGCGATCACGTGATCCGCGTATCGGATTCCGGCTTGGTGACGATCACGGGCGGTAAGTGGACGACGGTGCGAAAGATGGCCGAAGACTGTGTCGATCGTGTGGTCAAGCTGGCCGATCTGAACGCGAAACCTTGCGTGACGAAAACGTTGAAGCTGCACGGTTGTACCGACGACGCGCCGACCGACACGGTCCGTTCGTTCTATGGCAGCGATTTGGCCGCGATCGCAACCCTTGAGTCGGAACGTCCCGAATGGGCAACACTGCTGTGCGAAGAGAGCTCGATCCGGGCCAGCGACGTGATTTGGGCTGTGCGAAATGAGATGGCGCGAACGGTCGAAGATGTACTCGCCCGACGAACACGCGTGTTGTTTTTGAACTCGCGAGCTGCGGTCGCGATCGCTCCCGTTGTGGCACGCTGGATGGCCGATGAATTAGGCTATGACGAATCGTGGTGCCAATCGCAGGTCACCGTATTCGGTCAAACCGCGCGACACTTTCAGTTGTCATCCGGGTAACACTCACCCCACAACCATCCTTGAACACTCTGATCGAACCGTCCACGCCGCATTCGCTTTTGATCGCCGCTCGGCAAGGCCAACCCGAGGCGTGGAATCGTTTCGTGCACCTGTATGGGCCGCTGGTCTATCGTTGGATTCGCCGGTCGGGGTTCCAATCCAGTGATGCCGCCGACGTGACCCAAGACGTGTTGATGTCAGTGTCCAAGGATCTGGCCAGTTTTGATCCCTCTCGCGCCGACGCGAAATTTCGAGGCTGGCTTTGGACGATCACTCGTCGACGAATCGCCGATTTTTGTCGCAACCGACCGACCGAACACGAACTGGGTTCCGGCGCCGACCGCTTGCCTTCGCCCGAGCTTTCACACGATCCACCGACCGACGCCGATTTGGATCGGCAGACGTTGTTGACGCAAGCCGTCGCGATCTACCGCGACCGCTTCGACCCGAAGACTTGGCAAGCATTCTGGGCCACCGTTGTCGAAGGCCGCGAGCCTGACGAAGTTGCTCAGTCGCTGGGCGTGACGCGATGGACCGTTTACAAAGCGCGGGCTCGGATTCTCCAACGGCTGCGCACCGAGCTGGCCGGATTGATCGATGTGTCCAATCCCTCTCGAAGGAATGGGTAGACGCAACCCTTTCTCCATCGCCACCGGACACCGAAACATGATTGCCACCGCAAATTGCGAACATCCGTCTGACCAGGAACTCGTTGAATTCGGATTCGGCCGCGTGCCGGCGGATCTCTTTGAACGTCTGCTAACTCACATCGAAGCTTGCGATCGTTGCCAGAAACGAATCAGCGAATCGGCCGGCA from Rubripirellula tenax encodes the following:
- a CDS encoding M56 family metallopeptidase → MLGSFGIVGSMLAETGSGQSTVTHWLIGNTVIALSIALVAILFDRYARRPALSHVLWVLVLIKLISPPIAAIPIGLDASLLSPAIIASASAHSIADVSDQNQLGSISRSLGAAESPDDLTGQRSTMPLGVLLAIVWAVGCLVMMVWILNACRRVHRLIEHRGRFDVTATRMLATLSPGNESALPSVWLVDAVVSPMLVSPLFRRFGGEVRIVFPKGLWARLDDAARSSLLRHELEHWRRQDWVVRFIEVTTFTALWWHPLVWIAKLQIEDCEERCCDMAASTRSDQSPRIYAEAILRTLDFLCEPVEKHHCEVEPRPIASGVGHLPKLQHRLRQILKPTATGHIGRLGFAVIALLMATMPIYPVVVVKRPTGVNETPVAQSDDAETVLRVGSKVDPEPVRRPTESAGAK
- the nhaD gene encoding sodium:proton antiporter NhaD, coding for MKTLILTFFVLGYLAIALEHKLKINKAASALLIGAICWALYVVNLDSLMVSGAIPDWFSIEAAESGVTDVPLHFAIEGQHLIQTGEIASILFFLMGAMTIVELVDSHESFALITDRIQTKSKRSLLCTIGTLTFFMSAVLDNLTTTIVMVSLLRKLIHDREDRLKFLGLVVIAANAGGAWTVIGDVTTTMLWIKHKLGTIEVMQELFLGSLVCFLVPLAGFAYTMPGLIETPPRMERHVPKDIRPWHQWLFLILGLTALLGVPAFKTFTHLPPYMGMILSLAVLWIVSELVGHTLEPQTRSTTGVLPALKRVDMSSILFFLGILLAVGSLGAMGVLHETAMWLDHVLPNREIVAIVIGLVSSIVDNVPLVAAGIEMYDMPMNDPFWMLLAYCAGTGGSCLIIGSAAGVAAMGIEHVDFIWYLKKIGPWAVFGYFCGAAVVVATLSLSA
- the glpK gene encoding glycerol kinase GlpK; its protein translation is MPSVIMSLDQGTTSSRAILFDRSGTIVGLSQREFTQHYPKNDQVEHDADEIWQTQLAVAREAIQTHDFTAEDVAAIGITNQRETTVIWDRSTGRPIAPAIVWQDRRTAALCDQLNRQGHGDWVQRKTGLLIDSYFCATKIQWLLDNVSGARQRADRGELAFGTIDSWLIWNLTAGRVHATDVTNASRTMLLDIDSGQWDDELLQLFNVPRSLLPEVLPSSHLYGETDASLFGAPIAIGGAAGDQQSALFGQNCTSPGMAKNTYGTGCFALLNVGTRPAPSTCKLLTTMACRINEQQTYALEGSIFIAGAMVQWLRDEIGIIDSADEIEALAASVPDSGGVCVVPALAGLGAPHWDPYARGTIIGLTRGTTKAHIARAALEGIAFQVADVLEAMQNDAGISIDQLRVDGGAAANNLLMQFQADILGIAVVRPKVIETTAMGAAYLAGLSSGFWSGHDEIADVWQTDRVFQPDMERGEAARRRARWSDAVTRSRGWESSE
- a CDS encoding RNA polymerase sigma factor; translation: MNTLIEPSTPHSLLIAARQGQPEAWNRFVHLYGPLVYRWIRRSGFQSSDAADVTQDVLMSVSKDLASFDPSRADAKFRGWLWTITRRRIADFCRNRPTEHELGSGADRLPSPELSHDPPTDADLDRQTLLTQAVAIYRDRFDPKTWQAFWATVVEGREPDEVAQSLGVTRWTVYKARARILQRLRTELAGLIDVSNPSRRNG
- a CDS encoding glycerol-3-phosphate dehydrogenase/oxidase; its protein translation is MTKMNRNASIKRIHDRKEPWDMLVIGGGATGVGVAMDAASRGLDVVLVEQSDFGKGTSSRSTKLVHGGVRYLQQGNITLVRDALRERTLLRRNAPHLVHDMPFLIPCESLWQRFYYGLGLKIYDLLAWSDNFGKSASVSAEQAGRDLPTLRRERHRGGVIYHDGQFDDTRLLINMAATATQHGACLINYAAATDLIKDTDRKATGAVLIDRENESEYSVHAKCIINAAGPFCDSIRQMDETRCEPMLAASQGVHIVLPRSFFPGNVALIVPKTSDGRVLFIIPWHDHVVVGTTDTPIETATLEPSAQEHEIQFLIDTTASYLERSPTRDDVQSVFVGIRPLVKGDKSARTASLSRDHVIRVSDSGLVTITGGKWTTVRKMAEDCVDRVVKLADLNAKPCVTKTLKLHGCTDDAPTDTVRSFYGSDLAAIATLESERPEWATLLCEESSIRASDVIWAVRNEMARTVEDVLARRTRVLFLNSRAAVAIAPVVARWMADELGYDESWCQSQVTVFGQTARHFQLSSG